A portion of the Oncorhynchus nerka isolate Pitt River linkage group LG27, Oner_Uvic_2.0, whole genome shotgun sequence genome contains these proteins:
- the LOC115112454 gene encoding DENN domain-containing protein 5A-like isoform X3 has product MTTGFSSNSCRFADYFVICGLDTESGLEPDELSALCQYIEATKFRDGARGLASADEGENFEQSPLRRTFKSKVLAHYPENVEWSPFDQDAVGMLCMPKGLAFRTQADTREPQFHSFIITREDGSRTYGFALTFYEEVTSKQICSAMQTLYHMHNAEQYDILHTPTTPRCPEDQRHLHPHPLNPHPQHMLLPTPSISRLQRFNSYDISRDTLYVSKCICLIAPMAFPQACRKVLQQLHQAVSSLQPPPLPLESYVYNILYEVPLPPAGRSLKFSGVYGPVVCQRPSTAELPLFDFPISQVFELLGVENVLQLFTCALLEIQILLYSQHYQRLMTVAESITALMFPFQWQHVYVPILPASLLHFLDAPVPYLMGLHSNGEGDRTKLELPQEANLCFVDIDNHFIELPEDLPLFPNKLEFIQEISEVLLAFGVSPEGNPLHSQGQAKHRGFRSTDMVTDRRNGNLASSPLNSYMLRENETIARLQALVKRTGVSLEKLDVREDASSNKDLKVQCDEEELKMHQLNIQVREVFANRFTQMFADYEVFVIQPSQDKESWFSNRDQMQNFDKASFLSDQPEPYLPFLSRFLETQMFASFIDSKILCHDDEDKEHTLRVFDSRVDKIRMLNVRTPTLRTSMYQTCTNIHEAEKAIEMRVVKIDHTALHPHLLDMKIGQGRYEHGFFPRLQSDVLSTGPVSNKWAKRSAPAQWRRKDRQKQHAEHLYLDNDQREKYIQEARNLGTTIRQPKLSNLSPSVIAQTNWKFVEGLLKECRNKTKRMLVEKMGREAVELGHGEVSITGVEENTLIASLCDLLERIWSHGLQVKQGKSALWSHLLHYQESKEKTDAAPAGLGPPGLIHDIERRKSDAGAALAPLKVSLIRDMRHIQNIGEIKTDVGKARAWVRLSMEKKLLSRHLKKLLSDHELTKKLYKRYAFLRCDDEKEQFLYHLLSFNAVDYFCFTNVFTTIMIPYHVLVIPSKKLGGSMFTANPWVCVSGELAETGVLQVPKHTQEITFECQNLGKLTTVQIGHDNSGLYAKWLVEYVMVRNEITGHAYKFPCGRWLGKGVDDGSLERVLVGELVTPNSENEDRMCRTPPMQQSPGMMRRFVTISPNSKPKLNTSQIQEGVGEAINGIVKHFHKPEKERGSLTLLLCGEYGLVWALEQVFQHGFKSPRLFKNVFIWDFLEKSQVYFESAEQREVTPDENWQTRVRHFCHFMRAINSTSRNIGKDGKFQMLVCLGARDHLLHHWIALLTDCPITVQMYEDTALIKDRSLVNSLIRVLQTLQEFNITLEASLVKGIGI; this is encoded by the exons gtGAGAATTTTGAGCAGAGTCCACTACGGAGAACCTTTAAATCCAAAGTTCTAGCGCACTACCCAGAGAATGTAGAGTGGAGTCCCTTTGACCAGGATGCCGTTGGCATG CTGTGTATGCCAAAGGGTCTGGCCTTCCGCACGCAGGCGGACACACGTGAGCCTCAGTTCCACTCCTTCATCATCACGCGGGAGGACGGCTCGCGGACATACGGCTTCGCCCTCACTTTCTACGAGGAGGTGACCAGCAAGCAGATCTGCAGCGCCATGCAGACCCTGTACCACATGCACAATGCTGAACAATACGACATCCTGCACACCCCCACCACCCCGCGGTGCCCCGAGGACCAGCGCCACCTCCATCCCCACCCACTCAACCCCCACCCCCAACACATGCTCCTCCCCACGCCCTCCATCTCCCGGCTGCAGCGCTTCAACTCCTACGACATCAGCCGCGACACGCTCTACGTGTCCAAGTGCATCTGCCTCATCGCGCCCATGGCCTTCCCCCAGGCCTGCAGGAAGGTGCTCCAGCAGCTCCACCAggccgtctcctccctccagcccccacccctccccttggAGAGCTACGTCTACAACATCCTGTATGAGGTGCCCCTGCCTCCCGCTGGGCGCTCCCTAAAGTTCTCGGGGGTGTATGGGCCAGTGGTGTGCCAGAGGCCCAGCACGGCAGAGCTGCCTCTCTTTGACTTCCCTATCAGCCAGGTGTTTGAGCTGCTGGGGGTGGAGAACGTCCTCCAGCTGTTTACCTGTGCCCTGTTGGAGATCCAGATCCTGCTCTACTCACAGC ACTACCAGAGGCTGATGACTGTGGCCGAGAGCATCACAGCCTTAATGTTCCCTTTCCAGTGGCAGCATGTCTATGTGCCCATCCTGCCCGCCTCACTGCTGCACTTCCTGGATGCCCCAGTGCCCTACCTGATGGGCCTGCACTCCAACGGAGAGGGTGACCGCACCAAACTAGAGCTGCCCCAGGAG GCCAACTTGTGTTTCGTGGACATCGACAACCACTTCATTGAGCTGCCAGAGGACCTCCCTCTGTTCCCCAACAAGCTAGAGTTCATCCAGGAGATCTCTGAGGTGCTGTTGGCCTTTGGCGTGTCTCCGGAGGGGAACCCGCTCCACAGCCAGGGCCAGGCCAAACACCGGGGCTTCCGCTCCACCGACATGGTCACGGACAGACGCAACGGCAACCTGGCCAGCTCGCCCCTCAACTCCTACATGCTGAGGGAGAACGAGACCATCGCTAGACTGCAGGCCCTGGTCAAGAGGACAGGGGTCAGCCTGGAGAAG ctGGATGTGAGGGAGGATGCCAGCAGCAACAAGGACCTGAAGGTGCAGTGTGATGAGGAGGAGCTGAAGATGCACCAGCTCAACATCCAGGTGCGAGAGGTCTTCGCCAACCGCTTCACCCAGATGTTCGCCGACTACGAGGTGTTTGTCATCCAGCCCAGCCAGGACAAGGAGTCCTGGTTCAGCAACAGGGACCAGATGCAGAACTTTGACAAG GCCTCCTTCCTCTCTGACCAGCCTGAGCCCTACCTGCCCTTCCTGTCCCGTTTCCTGGAGACTCAGATGTTCGCCTCCTTCATCGATAGTAAGATCCTTTGCCATGATGATGAGGACAAGGAACACACGTTGAGGGTGTTTGACTCCCGCGTGGACAAAATCCGCATGCTGAACGTGCGCACGCCCACCCTGCGCACCTCCATGTACCAGACCTGCACCAATATCCACGAGGCGG AGAAGGCCATAGAGATGCGGGTGGTTAAGATCGACCACACGGCCCTGCATCCCCACCTGCTGGATATGAAGATTGGCCAGGGTCGCTACGAACACGGCTTCTTTCCCCGGCTGCAGTCTGACGTGCTCTCCACTGGACCCGTCAGCAACAA ATGGGCGAAGAGGAGTGCTCCAGCACAGTGGAGGAGGAAGGACAGACAGAAACAACACGCTGAACACCTTTACCTGGACAAcgaccagagagag AAATACATCCAGGAGGCCAGGAACCTGGGCACTACCATCCGGCAGCCCAAGCTGTCCAACCTCTCCCCCTCCGTCATCGCTCAGACCAACTGGAAGTTTGTGGAGGGTCTGCTGAAAGAGTGCAGGAATAAG ACCAAGCGCATGCTGGTTGAGAAGATGGGCAGGGAGGCGGTGGAGCTGGGTCATGGGGAGGTCAGCATTACAGGCGTGGAGGAGAACACACTTATCGCCTCCCTCTGTGACCTGCTGGAGAGGATCTGGAGCCACGGGCTGCAGGTCAAACag GGTAAATCTGCCTTGTGGTCCCACCTGCTACATTATCAGGAGAGCAAAGAGAAGACGGATGCAGCACCAGCCGGTTTGGGTCCCCCAG GTCTCATCCACGACATAGAGAGACGCAAATCTGACGCTGGCGCTGCCTTGGCCCCTCTCAAGGTATCCCTGATCAGGGACATGAG ACACATCCAGAACATTGGGGAGATCAAGACAGACGTGGGCAAGGCCAGGGCCTGGGTGAGGCTCTCCATGGAGAAGAAACTGCTGTCCAGGCACCTCAAAAAGCTGCTGTCTGACCATGAACTTACAAA GAAACTATACAAGCGTTATGCTTTTCTGCGCTGTGACGATGAGAAAGAGCAGTTCCtgtaccacctcctctccttcaaTGCTGTGGACTACTTCTGTTTCACCAATGTCTTCACAACCATCA TGATCCCATACCATGTGCTGGTGATTCCCAGTAAGAAACTAGGAGGCTCCATGTTCACAGCCAAcccctgggtgtgtgtgtctggggagcTGGCTGAGACAGGGGTGCTCCAGGTCCCCAAGCACACTCAGGAGATCACCTTTGAG tgCCAGAACCTGGGCAAGCTGACCACAGTGCAGATAGGCCATGATAACTCCGGTCTTTATGCCAAGTGGCTTGTGGAATATGTTATGGTCCGGAATGAGATCACAGGTCATGCTTACAA gttccCGTGTGGCCGGTGGCTGGGGAAGGGGGTGGACGATGGCAGTCTGGAGAGGGTCCTGGTGGGAGAGCTAGTGACACCAAACTCAGAGAATGAGGACAGAATGTGTCGCACGCCCCCCATGCAGCAGTCCCCTGGAATGATGAGAAGGTTTGTCACCATCTCACCAAACAGCAAACCAA AGTTGAACACTAGTCAGATCCAAGAAGGAGTGGGAGAGGCCATCAATGGGATAGTGAAGCACTTCCACAAGCCAGAGAAGGAG AGGGGCAGTCTGACCCTTCTGCTGTGTGGGGAGTATGGTCTAGTCTGGGCTTTAGAGCAGGTGTTCCAGCATGGCTTCAAATCCCCACGCCTCTTTAAGAATGTCTTCATCTGGGATTTCTTAG AAAAGTCACAAGTGTACTTTGAGAGTGCTGAGCAGAGGGAGGTGACTCCAGATGAGAACTGGCAAACCAGAGTACGCCACTTCTGCCACTTCATGCGGGCCATCAACAGCACATCTAGGAACATAGGCAAGGATGGGAAGTTCCAGATGCTGGTGTGTCTGGGTGCCAG GGACCATTTGTTACACCACTGGATCGCTCTCCTCACAGACTGTCCAATCACAGTCCAAATGTACGAGGACACAGCACTGATAAAGGACCGCTCATTGGTAAATTCTCTGATCAGAGTGCTACAGACTTTGCAGGAGTTCAACATTACCCTAGAAGCTTCACTTGTCAAAGGGATTGGTATCTAG
- the LOC115112454 gene encoding DENN domain-containing protein 5A-like isoform X5 — MTTGFSSNSCRFADYFVICGLDTESGLEPDELSGENFEQSPLRRTFKSKVLAHYPENVEWSPFDQDAVGMLCMPKGLAFRTQADTREPQFHSFIITREDGSRTYGFALTFYEEVTSKQICSAMQTLYHMHNAEQYDILHTPTTPRCPEDQRHLHPHPLNPHPQHMLLPTPSISRLQRFNSYDISRDTLYVSKCICLIAPMAFPQACRKVLQQLHQAVSSLQPPPLPLESYVYNILYEVPLPPAGRSLKFSGVYGPVVCQRPSTAELPLFDFPISQVFELLGVENVLQLFTCALLEIQILLYSQHYQRLMTVAESITALMFPFQWQHVYVPILPASLLHFLDAPVPYLMGLHSNGEGDRTKLELPQEANLCFVDIDNHFIELPEDLPLFPNKLEFIQEISEVLLAFGVSPEGNPLHSQGQAKHRGFRSTDMVTDRRNGNLASSPLNSYMLRENETIARLQALVKRTGVSLEKLDVREDASSNKDLKVQCDEEELKMHQLNIQVREVFANRFTQMFADYEVFVIQPSQDKESWFSNRDQMQNFDKASFLSDQPEPYLPFLSRFLETQMFASFIDSKILCHDDEDKEHTLRVFDSRVDKIRMLNVRTPTLRTSMYQTCTNIHEAEKAIEMRVVKIDHTALHPHLLDMKIGQGRYEHGFFPRLQSDVLSTGPVSNKWAKRSAPAQWRRKDRQKQHAEHLYLDNDQREKYIQEARNLGTTIRQPKLSNLSPSVIAQTNWKFVEGLLKECRNKTKRMLVEKMGREAVELGHGEVSITGVEENTLIASLCDLLERIWSHGLQVKQGKSALWSHLLHYQESKEKTDAAPAGLGPPGLIHDIERRKSDAGAALAPLKVSLIRDMRHIQNIGEIKTDVGKARAWVRLSMEKKLLSRHLKKLLSDHELTKKLYKRYAFLRCDDEKEQFLYHLLSFNAVDYFCFTNVFTTIMIPYHVLVIPSKKLGGSMFTANPWVCVSGELAETGVLQVPKHTQEITFECQNLGKLTTVQIGHDNSGLYAKWLVEYVMVRNEITGHAYKFPCGRWLGKGVDDGSLERVLVGELVTPNSENEDRMCRTPPMQQSPGMMRRFVTISPNSKPKLNTSQIQEGVGEAINGIVKHFHKPEKERGSLTLLLCGEYGLVWALEQVFQHGFKSPRLFKNVFIWDFLEKSQVYFESAEQREVTPDENWQTRVRHFCHFMRAINSTSRNIGKDGKFQMLVCLGARDHLLHHWIALLTDCPITVQMYEDTALIKDRSLVNSLIRVLQTLQEFNITLEASLVKGIGI; from the exons gtGAGAATTTTGAGCAGAGTCCACTACGGAGAACCTTTAAATCCAAAGTTCTAGCGCACTACCCAGAGAATGTAGAGTGGAGTCCCTTTGACCAGGATGCCGTTGGCATG CTGTGTATGCCAAAGGGTCTGGCCTTCCGCACGCAGGCGGACACACGTGAGCCTCAGTTCCACTCCTTCATCATCACGCGGGAGGACGGCTCGCGGACATACGGCTTCGCCCTCACTTTCTACGAGGAGGTGACCAGCAAGCAGATCTGCAGCGCCATGCAGACCCTGTACCACATGCACAATGCTGAACAATACGACATCCTGCACACCCCCACCACCCCGCGGTGCCCCGAGGACCAGCGCCACCTCCATCCCCACCCACTCAACCCCCACCCCCAACACATGCTCCTCCCCACGCCCTCCATCTCCCGGCTGCAGCGCTTCAACTCCTACGACATCAGCCGCGACACGCTCTACGTGTCCAAGTGCATCTGCCTCATCGCGCCCATGGCCTTCCCCCAGGCCTGCAGGAAGGTGCTCCAGCAGCTCCACCAggccgtctcctccctccagcccccacccctccccttggAGAGCTACGTCTACAACATCCTGTATGAGGTGCCCCTGCCTCCCGCTGGGCGCTCCCTAAAGTTCTCGGGGGTGTATGGGCCAGTGGTGTGCCAGAGGCCCAGCACGGCAGAGCTGCCTCTCTTTGACTTCCCTATCAGCCAGGTGTTTGAGCTGCTGGGGGTGGAGAACGTCCTCCAGCTGTTTACCTGTGCCCTGTTGGAGATCCAGATCCTGCTCTACTCACAGC ACTACCAGAGGCTGATGACTGTGGCCGAGAGCATCACAGCCTTAATGTTCCCTTTCCAGTGGCAGCATGTCTATGTGCCCATCCTGCCCGCCTCACTGCTGCACTTCCTGGATGCCCCAGTGCCCTACCTGATGGGCCTGCACTCCAACGGAGAGGGTGACCGCACCAAACTAGAGCTGCCCCAGGAG GCCAACTTGTGTTTCGTGGACATCGACAACCACTTCATTGAGCTGCCAGAGGACCTCCCTCTGTTCCCCAACAAGCTAGAGTTCATCCAGGAGATCTCTGAGGTGCTGTTGGCCTTTGGCGTGTCTCCGGAGGGGAACCCGCTCCACAGCCAGGGCCAGGCCAAACACCGGGGCTTCCGCTCCACCGACATGGTCACGGACAGACGCAACGGCAACCTGGCCAGCTCGCCCCTCAACTCCTACATGCTGAGGGAGAACGAGACCATCGCTAGACTGCAGGCCCTGGTCAAGAGGACAGGGGTCAGCCTGGAGAAG ctGGATGTGAGGGAGGATGCCAGCAGCAACAAGGACCTGAAGGTGCAGTGTGATGAGGAGGAGCTGAAGATGCACCAGCTCAACATCCAGGTGCGAGAGGTCTTCGCCAACCGCTTCACCCAGATGTTCGCCGACTACGAGGTGTTTGTCATCCAGCCCAGCCAGGACAAGGAGTCCTGGTTCAGCAACAGGGACCAGATGCAGAACTTTGACAAG GCCTCCTTCCTCTCTGACCAGCCTGAGCCCTACCTGCCCTTCCTGTCCCGTTTCCTGGAGACTCAGATGTTCGCCTCCTTCATCGATAGTAAGATCCTTTGCCATGATGATGAGGACAAGGAACACACGTTGAGGGTGTTTGACTCCCGCGTGGACAAAATCCGCATGCTGAACGTGCGCACGCCCACCCTGCGCACCTCCATGTACCAGACCTGCACCAATATCCACGAGGCGG AGAAGGCCATAGAGATGCGGGTGGTTAAGATCGACCACACGGCCCTGCATCCCCACCTGCTGGATATGAAGATTGGCCAGGGTCGCTACGAACACGGCTTCTTTCCCCGGCTGCAGTCTGACGTGCTCTCCACTGGACCCGTCAGCAACAA ATGGGCGAAGAGGAGTGCTCCAGCACAGTGGAGGAGGAAGGACAGACAGAAACAACACGCTGAACACCTTTACCTGGACAAcgaccagagagag AAATACATCCAGGAGGCCAGGAACCTGGGCACTACCATCCGGCAGCCCAAGCTGTCCAACCTCTCCCCCTCCGTCATCGCTCAGACCAACTGGAAGTTTGTGGAGGGTCTGCTGAAAGAGTGCAGGAATAAG ACCAAGCGCATGCTGGTTGAGAAGATGGGCAGGGAGGCGGTGGAGCTGGGTCATGGGGAGGTCAGCATTACAGGCGTGGAGGAGAACACACTTATCGCCTCCCTCTGTGACCTGCTGGAGAGGATCTGGAGCCACGGGCTGCAGGTCAAACag GGTAAATCTGCCTTGTGGTCCCACCTGCTACATTATCAGGAGAGCAAAGAGAAGACGGATGCAGCACCAGCCGGTTTGGGTCCCCCAG GTCTCATCCACGACATAGAGAGACGCAAATCTGACGCTGGCGCTGCCTTGGCCCCTCTCAAGGTATCCCTGATCAGGGACATGAG ACACATCCAGAACATTGGGGAGATCAAGACAGACGTGGGCAAGGCCAGGGCCTGGGTGAGGCTCTCCATGGAGAAGAAACTGCTGTCCAGGCACCTCAAAAAGCTGCTGTCTGACCATGAACTTACAAA GAAACTATACAAGCGTTATGCTTTTCTGCGCTGTGACGATGAGAAAGAGCAGTTCCtgtaccacctcctctccttcaaTGCTGTGGACTACTTCTGTTTCACCAATGTCTTCACAACCATCA TGATCCCATACCATGTGCTGGTGATTCCCAGTAAGAAACTAGGAGGCTCCATGTTCACAGCCAAcccctgggtgtgtgtgtctggggagcTGGCTGAGACAGGGGTGCTCCAGGTCCCCAAGCACACTCAGGAGATCACCTTTGAG tgCCAGAACCTGGGCAAGCTGACCACAGTGCAGATAGGCCATGATAACTCCGGTCTTTATGCCAAGTGGCTTGTGGAATATGTTATGGTCCGGAATGAGATCACAGGTCATGCTTACAA gttccCGTGTGGCCGGTGGCTGGGGAAGGGGGTGGACGATGGCAGTCTGGAGAGGGTCCTGGTGGGAGAGCTAGTGACACCAAACTCAGAGAATGAGGACAGAATGTGTCGCACGCCCCCCATGCAGCAGTCCCCTGGAATGATGAGAAGGTTTGTCACCATCTCACCAAACAGCAAACCAA AGTTGAACACTAGTCAGATCCAAGAAGGAGTGGGAGAGGCCATCAATGGGATAGTGAAGCACTTCCACAAGCCAGAGAAGGAG AGGGGCAGTCTGACCCTTCTGCTGTGTGGGGAGTATGGTCTAGTCTGGGCTTTAGAGCAGGTGTTCCAGCATGGCTTCAAATCCCCACGCCTCTTTAAGAATGTCTTCATCTGGGATTTCTTAG AAAAGTCACAAGTGTACTTTGAGAGTGCTGAGCAGAGGGAGGTGACTCCAGATGAGAACTGGCAAACCAGAGTACGCCACTTCTGCCACTTCATGCGGGCCATCAACAGCACATCTAGGAACATAGGCAAGGATGGGAAGTTCCAGATGCTGGTGTGTCTGGGTGCCAG GGACCATTTGTTACACCACTGGATCGCTCTCCTCACAGACTGTCCAATCACAGTCCAAATGTACGAGGACACAGCACTGATAAAGGACCGCTCATTGGTAAATTCTCTGATCAGAGTGCTACAGACTTTGCAGGAGTTCAACATTACCCTAGAAGCTTCACTTGTCAAAGGGATTGGTATCTAG